The Sinomicrobium kalidii genome contains a region encoding:
- the recQ gene encoding DNA helicase RecQ, producing MSSVEIDLHKKLKQYFGFNQFKGLQEGVVKSIVDNHSTFVIMPTGGGKSLCYQLPALVKEGTAIVVSPLIALMKNQVDALRGLSSNDGIAHVLNSSLTKSEVRTVMHDIREGTTKLLYVAPESLTKEEYIDFLRSVKISFVAIDEAHCISEWGHDFRPEYRNLKTIIKRLGGDIPIIALTATATPKVQEDILKNLGITDANTFKASFNRPNLFYEVRPKTKNVDADIIRFVKQNSGKSGIIYCLSRKRVEELAQTLQVNGISAVPYHAGLDAKTRAKHQDMFLMEDVDVVVATIAFGMGIDKPDVRFVIHHDIPKSIESYYQETGRAGRDGGEGHCLAFYAYKDIEKLEKFMAGKPVAEQEIGHALLQEMVAYAETSISRRKFILHYFGEEFDEVNGEGADMDDNVRNPKKKHEVKDDVTKLLSIVKNTNQKFKPKEIVNVMVGKVNALIKSHKTDEKPFFGTGRKKEAKHWMALIRQVLVAGLLRKEIETYGVLFLTEEGKKFLENPQSFMMTEDHTYETAEDDTIITAKKGGAASADTTLLNMLRELRKKEAQKLGVPPFVVFQDPSLEDMALKYPVNARELLNIHGVGEGKAKKYGKPFTELITRYVNDNDIIRPDDLVVKSTGANSALKLFIIQSVDRKLPLNDIADAKGLEMGGFIKEMEQIVYSGTKLDINYWIDDILDEDQQEELHEYFLDAETDKISLAMEEFDGDYEDEELRLYRIKFISEVAN from the coding sequence ATGAGTTCAGTTGAAATTGACTTGCATAAAAAGTTAAAACAATATTTCGGTTTTAACCAATTCAAAGGATTACAGGAAGGTGTCGTTAAAAGCATAGTTGATAATCACAGTACATTTGTGATCATGCCCACAGGTGGCGGTAAATCACTTTGTTACCAGTTGCCCGCACTGGTAAAAGAAGGTACGGCCATTGTAGTATCGCCCCTCATAGCATTGATGAAAAACCAGGTCGACGCCCTTCGGGGCCTCTCTTCCAATGACGGTATTGCCCACGTATTGAATTCGTCGCTTACCAAAAGTGAGGTAAGAACCGTGATGCATGATATACGGGAAGGCACCACCAAACTGCTCTATGTGGCACCCGAATCCCTCACCAAAGAAGAATATATCGATTTCCTGAGGTCTGTAAAGATTTCGTTTGTAGCTATAGACGAAGCGCACTGTATCTCGGAATGGGGACACGACTTCCGGCCGGAATACAGGAACCTCAAGACCATTATAAAACGCCTCGGAGGAGACATTCCCATAATAGCGCTCACAGCCACGGCCACCCCAAAAGTTCAGGAAGACATCCTGAAAAACCTGGGGATCACCGACGCCAATACGTTCAAGGCTTCCTTTAACCGGCCTAATCTCTTTTATGAAGTCAGGCCCAAAACCAAAAACGTAGATGCCGATATTATCCGGTTTGTCAAACAAAACTCCGGAAAATCGGGCATTATTTACTGCCTGAGCAGGAAACGGGTGGAAGAACTGGCCCAGACACTTCAGGTAAACGGTATCAGCGCTGTTCCGTACCACGCCGGACTGGACGCCAAGACCCGGGCCAAACACCAGGACATGTTCCTCATGGAGGATGTGGATGTCGTAGTAGCCACCATTGCTTTCGGAATGGGGATTGACAAACCGGATGTGCGCTTTGTGATCCATCACGACATTCCGAAAAGTATCGAAAGTTACTACCAGGAGACCGGAAGGGCCGGAAGAGACGGCGGTGAAGGACACTGCCTTGCTTTCTACGCCTATAAGGACATCGAAAAGCTGGAAAAATTCATGGCGGGAAAACCTGTGGCCGAACAGGAAATCGGGCACGCTCTTTTACAGGAAATGGTGGCCTATGCCGAAACTTCCATATCCCGCAGGAAATTCATTTTACATTATTTCGGTGAAGAATTTGACGAGGTGAACGGCGAAGGGGCAGATATGGATGACAACGTTCGTAACCCCAAGAAAAAGCACGAAGTCAAAGACGATGTTACAAAACTGCTCTCCATTGTAAAAAATACCAACCAGAAATTCAAACCCAAAGAGATCGTAAACGTCATGGTGGGTAAGGTCAATGCCCTTATCAAATCGCATAAGACGGATGAAAAACCCTTTTTTGGCACAGGCAGGAAAAAAGAAGCCAAACACTGGATGGCACTGATCCGCCAGGTACTGGTGGCCGGACTCCTGAGAAAAGAGATCGAGACCTATGGGGTCTTATTTCTCACCGAAGAAGGAAAAAAATTCCTCGAAAATCCGCAGTCCTTCATGATGACGGAGGATCATACTTATGAAACAGCTGAGGACGATACCATAATTACGGCCAAAAAGGGCGGAGCGGCATCTGCCGATACCACCCTCCTCAACATGCTCAGGGAACTCCGGAAAAAAGAGGCCCAGAAACTGGGTGTTCCCCCGTTTGTAGTATTCCAGGACCCTTCACTTGAAGATATGGCCCTGAAATATCCCGTAAATGCCAGGGAACTTCTCAACATACATGGTGTCGGCGAAGGAAAAGCCAAAAAATACGGCAAACCTTTTACCGAACTTATAACCCGTTATGTAAACGACAACGATATCATCCGTCCGGACGACCTGGTTGTAAAAAGTACCGGGGCGAATTCCGCATTAAAACTCTTTATCATACAAAGTGTGGACAGAAAACTCCCCCTTAATGACATTGCCGACGCCAAGGGCCTGGAAATGGGAGGTTTTATCAAAGAAATGGAACAGATCGTCTACAGCGGCACCAAGCTGGATATTAACTACTGGATAGACGATATCCTGGATGAAGACCAGCAGGAAGAACTCCACGAATATTTTCTCGATGCCGAAACAGACAAAATATCTCTTGCCATGGAAGAATTTGACGGCGATTATGAAGATGAAGAATTACGCCTCTACCGTATTAAATTTATCAGTGAAGTGGCCAACTAA
- a CDS encoding KpsF/GutQ family sugar-phosphate isomerase, which translates to MSDKEAIKAVAKKVIEIESSAIRDLKSFIDDEFSSAVQHIFNSSGRVIVTGIGKSAIIATKIVATLNSTGTPSIFMHAADAIHGDLGTIQEDDVVICISKSGNTPEIKVLVPLIKNGKNKLIAITANKESFLGQQADFVLTAYVEKEACPNNLAPTTSTTAQLVIGDALAICLLSLKGFTSKDFARYHPGGSLGKKLYLRVRDISSANMKPEVTPDADVRKVIVEISEKMLGATAVIADGKIVGVVTDGDIRRMLNNYDNINGLTAGDIMSRNPKSIEADAMAVDAMEVMEKHSISQLLVEDEGVYAGVIHLHNLIKEGII; encoded by the coding sequence TTGAGTGATAAAGAGGCTATAAAAGCAGTTGCAAAAAAAGTAATTGAAATTGAAAGTAGCGCAATAAGAGACCTAAAATCTTTCATAGATGATGAATTTTCGAGCGCTGTTCAGCATATTTTTAACAGTTCGGGAAGAGTTATTGTCACCGGGATCGGGAAAAGTGCGATTATAGCTACAAAAATTGTGGCAACATTAAACTCTACCGGTACACCTTCCATATTTATGCACGCTGCCGATGCCATTCACGGAGACCTGGGGACCATACAGGAAGACGATGTAGTGATCTGTATCTCCAAAAGTGGCAATACGCCTGAAATAAAGGTACTGGTGCCTCTTATCAAAAACGGAAAGAACAAACTTATAGCCATTACGGCCAATAAAGAATCATTTCTGGGGCAACAGGCAGATTTTGTCCTAACCGCTTATGTAGAAAAAGAAGCCTGCCCGAATAACCTTGCACCCACTACAAGCACCACGGCACAACTCGTTATAGGAGATGCACTTGCCATATGCCTGTTAAGCCTGAAAGGGTTTACCAGTAAGGATTTTGCCAGGTATCATCCCGGCGGGTCACTGGGTAAAAAACTGTACCTGCGCGTCAGGGATATTTCCTCGGCCAACATGAAACCCGAGGTAACCCCGGATGCCGACGTGCGGAAGGTGATCGTGGAAATCTCGGAGAAAATGCTGGGAGCCACAGCTGTTATTGCCGACGGAAAGATCGTGGGAGTGGTCACTGACGGTGATATAAGACGAATGCTGAATAATTACGATAATATCAATGGGCTTACCGCCGGAGATATCATGAGCAGAAACCCGAAGAGTATCGAGGCCGATGCAATGGCTGTAGATGCCATGGAAGTTATGGAAAAGCACAGCATTTCACAGCTTCTGGTCGAAGACGAGGGGGTATATGCCGGGGTAATCCATCTGCACAACCTAATTAAAGAAGGGATCATATAA
- the tatC gene encoding twin-arginine translocase subunit TatC → MAKKKQEEMSFLDHLEDLRWHLIRATIAIVIVGGVAFIARDFIFDTIIFGPKKGDFVTYEFFCKVSKTLGLDESFCIKELPFRIQSRTMAGQFSAHIWTSIWAGFILAFPYVLYEFWRFISPGLYENERKNARGFIFIASLLFFMGVLFGYYVISPLSINFLATYQVSPEVHNDIDLGSYISTVRTSVISCGLIFELPILIYFLTRIGLVTPQFLRKYRKISLVIVLILSAIITPPDITSQIVVTIPILILYEVSIVISRFVIRQQAKQEKALRKK, encoded by the coding sequence ATGGCAAAAAAGAAACAGGAGGAGATGTCTTTTCTGGACCACCTGGAAGATCTCCGTTGGCATCTTATACGGGCAACAATAGCTATCGTTATAGTGGGGGGCGTGGCATTCATAGCCAGGGACTTCATTTTTGATACCATCATTTTCGGTCCGAAGAAAGGGGATTTCGTTACCTATGAGTTTTTCTGCAAGGTATCGAAGACCCTGGGACTGGACGAGAGTTTCTGTATCAAGGAACTGCCTTTCCGTATCCAGAGCCGTACGATGGCCGGGCAGTTCTCGGCACATATCTGGACCTCAATATGGGCAGGTTTTATTCTGGCTTTTCCGTATGTATTGTACGAGTTCTGGAGATTCATAAGCCCGGGCCTTTACGAAAACGAGAGAAAAAATGCCAGGGGATTTATATTTATAGCATCCCTGTTGTTTTTTATGGGAGTACTGTTCGGATATTATGTAATATCTCCGTTGTCCATTAATTTCCTGGCCACATACCAGGTGAGCCCGGAAGTGCATAACGACATCGACCTGGGGTCCTATATATCTACGGTAAGAACATCGGTGATTTCGTGCGGGTTGATTTTTGAATTGCCCATACTCATCTATTTCCTGACCAGGATAGGACTTGTAACCCCGCAGTTCCTGAGAAAATACAGGAAAATTTCCCTGGTGATAGTGTTGATCCTTTCAGCAATTATAACGCCTCCGGATATTACCAGTCAGATTGTAGTGACCATTCCTATTCTTATCCTGTATGAAGTGAGTATTGTCATATCCAGATTTGTTATCCGGCAACAGGCAAAACAGGAAAAAGCCCTGAGAAAAAAATAA
- a CDS encoding carboxymuconolactone decarboxylase family protein, translating to MGDIVKEFDDYRSRMNERIMKDNNKIIKRIFNLDTNAYMPGALDVKTKELLGLVASAVLRCDDCIKYHLESCHKEGLTGEEVMEAMGIATLVGGTIVIPHLRKAYEFWDALEAGAGNS from the coding sequence ATGGGAGATATAGTAAAAGAATTCGACGATTACCGCTCAAGGATGAACGAGCGGATCATGAAGGATAACAACAAGATCATAAAACGAATATTCAATCTCGATACCAATGCCTATATGCCCGGTGCACTGGATGTTAAAACCAAGGAACTGCTGGGTTTGGTGGCATCTGCCGTGCTCCGGTGTGATGATTGTATAAAATATCACCTGGAAAGTTGCCATAAGGAAGGGCTCACCGGCGAAGAAGTTATGGAAGCCATGGGTATTGCCACGCTGGTGGGCGGCACCATTGTAATTCCCCATTTGCGGAAAGCGTACGAGTTTTGGGACGCCCTGGAAGCAGGTGCCGGGAATAGTTAA
- the lptB gene encoding LPS export ABC transporter ATP-binding protein, producing the protein MKLRAENIMKSYKGRKVVKGISLEVNRGEIVGLLGPNGAGKTTSFYMIVGLIKPNGGRIFLDDLDITRYPMYKRAQNGIGYLAQEASVFRKLSIEDNILSVLQLTKMSKKEQHRKMEALIEEFGLGHIRKNRGDLLSGGERRRTEIARALATDPNFILLDEPFAGVDPVAVEDIQRIVAQLKDKNIGILITDHNVQETLAITERSYLMFEGSILKAGEPEELAADEMVRKVYLGQNFELRRKKLEFNK; encoded by the coding sequence ATGAAGCTGAGAGCTGAAAATATTATGAAGTCCTACAAGGGACGAAAAGTGGTAAAAGGGATTTCGCTGGAAGTGAACCGGGGTGAGATCGTAGGTCTTCTCGGTCCAAACGGAGCCGGGAAAACCACTTCTTTCTATATGATCGTTGGGCTCATCAAACCCAATGGCGGGCGTATTTTCCTGGATGACCTGGACATTACCAGGTATCCCATGTACAAGAGAGCGCAGAACGGTATCGGTTACCTGGCGCAGGAAGCATCTGTTTTCAGGAAGTTGAGTATTGAGGATAATATTTTAAGTGTACTGCAGCTTACCAAGATGTCCAAAAAGGAACAGCATAGGAAAATGGAGGCACTTATTGAAGAGTTCGGACTCGGACATATCCGGAAAAACCGGGGTGACCTGCTTTCCGGGGGCGAACGACGGCGAACAGAGATAGCCCGCGCACTTGCCACCGACCCCAATTTTATTTTACTGGACGAACCGTTTGCCGGGGTTGATCCCGTAGCGGTGGAAGATATACAGCGTATCGTAGCCCAACTCAAAGACAAGAATATCGGTATCCTGATCACCGACCACAACGTACAGGAAACCCTGGCTATTACCGAACGGTCTTACCTGATGTTCGAAGGCAGTATCCTCAAGGCCGGGGAACCGGAAGAACTGGCTGCCGACGAAATGGTGAGGAAAGTATATCTCGGGCAAAACTTTGAGCTCCGCAGAAAAAAACTGGAATTCAATAAATAA
- a CDS encoding MarR family winged helix-turn-helix transcriptional regulator has translation MKEKENTISNVVQVYEEKGPIGYWVKKANDTFSNVIRKTGEYGDFNRLEWQFFNAIHEKENLTMSEAARSLDFFTDEAGIEKLVKRFEAQHLIRVHYHDISITEKGRQAYEEVVSVQKEIMIKAMKDISPEAYRTSIETLETLLKNLRPYTV, from the coding sequence ATGAAAGAAAAAGAAAACACGATCAGCAATGTGGTACAGGTATACGAAGAAAAAGGACCGATAGGTTACTGGGTGAAAAAAGCGAATGATACGTTTTCGAATGTCATCCGGAAAACTGGCGAATACGGTGACTTTAACCGATTGGAATGGCAGTTCTTCAACGCCATACACGAAAAAGAAAACCTCACAATGTCAGAAGCCGCAAGGTCACTGGATTTTTTTACCGATGAAGCCGGCATTGAAAAACTTGTCAAACGCTTTGAGGCACAGCACCTCATCAGGGTCCATTACCATGATATTTCCATAACGGAAAAAGGACGGCAGGCCTATGAAGAAGTAGTGAGCGTACAGAAAGAAATCATGATAAAGGCCATGAAAGACATATCGCCCGAAGCCTACAGAACCAGTATAGAAACCCTGGAGACCCTATTAAAAAACCTCAGGCCGTATACCGTATAG
- a CDS encoding NADPH-dependent FMN reductase, which produces MKITIVLGSVRNERQSHRLAHFIQQQLIKKGMETNLVDLSATPLPIFGQDGTDTTYVGPVGHRLKQSDAMIFVTPEYHGSFSGALKNMLDYYWAEFQQKPIAVATASSGKMGGINASSQLQHVILSLGAYPLPLKLLVPEIHQAFDDEFSPLRDSVTDNTNRFLKEFLWYADALYSKKSETKDTVATAG; this is translated from the coding sequence ATGAAAATTACAATTGTTTTAGGAAGCGTACGGAACGAAAGGCAGTCGCACCGACTTGCCCATTTTATACAACAACAACTCATTAAAAAAGGAATGGAAACCAACCTGGTGGATCTCAGTGCAACGCCCCTGCCCATTTTTGGTCAGGACGGAACAGATACTACTTATGTAGGCCCCGTAGGTCACCGGTTAAAACAAAGTGATGCCATGATCTTTGTTACCCCGGAATATCACGGCAGCTTTTCAGGGGCCCTTAAAAATATGCTCGACTACTACTGGGCAGAATTCCAGCAGAAACCCATAGCGGTTGCTACGGCTTCCTCCGGAAAAATGGGAGGCATCAATGCTTCTTCCCAGTTACAGCACGTGATCCTGAGCCTCGGTGCTTATCCACTCCCCCTCAAACTCCTGGTTCCGGAAATCCACCAGGCTTTTGACGATGAGTTTTCTCCTTTGAGAGATTCGGTAACCGACAACACCAACAGGTTCCTGAAAGAATTTCTCTGGTATGCAGATGCGTTATACAGCAAAAAGAGCGAAACAAAAGATACGGTAGCAACAGCAGGTTAA
- the dnaN gene encoding DNA polymerase III subunit beta, which produces MKFIVSSSYLLKQLQVLGGVINNSNTLPILDNFLFELQGEKLTVSASDLETTMSAVLDVESDAEGNIAVPARLLLDILKTFPEQPLTFVMEDNNTIEISSNHGKYALAYADASEFPKTVELADPSSTSVVGDVLATAISKTIFAAGNDDLRPVMSGVFFQFSPENLTFVATDAHKLVKYQRTDLSASEVAEFIMPKKPLNLLKGILAGSETEVTVEYNESNAKFTFDNVELVCRLIDGKYPNYEAVIPKENPNKLTINRTQFLNSARRVSIFSNKTTHQIRLKIAGAELNISAEDIDYSNKAEERLTCEYQGDDMQIGFNSRFLIEMLNNLTADDVSVEMSLPNRAGILTPVDGLDEGEYITMLVMPVMLNN; this is translated from the coding sequence ATGAAGTTTATTGTATCCAGTTCGTATTTGTTAAAACAACTACAGGTATTAGGAGGGGTCATTAACAACAGTAACACCCTGCCCATCTTAGATAACTTTTTATTTGAATTGCAAGGCGAAAAGCTGACGGTTTCGGCTTCGGACCTGGAGACTACCATGAGCGCGGTGCTTGATGTGGAATCGGATGCCGAGGGGAACATAGCCGTGCCGGCCAGGTTGTTGCTGGATATTCTCAAAACCTTTCCGGAACAGCCGCTCACCTTTGTCATGGAAGACAACAATACCATAGAGATCAGTTCCAATCACGGGAAATATGCCCTGGCATATGCAGATGCTTCGGAATTTCCCAAAACAGTAGAGTTGGCGGACCCGAGTTCCACTTCTGTTGTCGGGGACGTGCTGGCTACTGCGATCAGTAAGACCATTTTTGCCGCGGGTAATGACGATCTGCGCCCCGTGATGAGCGGAGTGTTCTTTCAGTTTTCACCTGAGAACCTCACTTTTGTGGCTACAGATGCGCATAAACTTGTTAAATACCAGCGTACGGACCTTTCCGCAAGCGAAGTCGCCGAATTTATCATGCCGAAAAAACCACTCAACCTGTTGAAAGGAATCCTGGCAGGCAGTGAAACGGAAGTGACCGTAGAATATAACGAGAGCAATGCCAAATTTACCTTTGATAACGTGGAACTGGTTTGCCGTCTCATTGACGGAAAGTATCCGAATTATGAGGCAGTGATCCCCAAAGAGAATCCTAACAAACTTACAATTAACCGGACGCAGTTTCTCAATTCTGCACGCAGGGTGAGTATTTTTTCCAATAAGACCACCCATCAGATCCGTTTGAAGATAGCCGGAGCCGAGCTCAACATATCTGCCGAGGACATAGATTACAGCAACAAGGCAGAAGAAAGGCTCACCTGTGAATACCAGGGCGATGATATGCAGATAGGCTTTAACTCCAGGTTTCTTATCGAAATGCTGAACAACCTTACTGCGGATGATGTATCCGTAGAAATGTCGCTCCCCAACAGGGCCGGTATCCTTACCCCGGTTGACGGACTGGACGAAGGGGAATATATAACCATGCTGGTTATGCCGGTCATGTTGAACAATTAA
- a CDS encoding TIGR00341 family protein, with translation MRLLEIVIEKEAKEATETLLDSDEVIEKWISETVEGGYIVKVLTRDEHARELLASLEKRPHCRVIIHPVEGTLPKPDMPEKEEEAKIKIGKFIAISKEELYSDIDEPVKLSLNFILMIILSTFVAGIGILKDNVAIIIGAMVIAPFLGPNMSMAFGTTLGDWPVIKKSIITGIVGTLIALVISVLWGMLAGDVGYITMDPNIAYDDIVLALVCGFAGVISAISGQGSTLVGVMVAAALLPPLMRAGLLLGGTYYRDAFNSFLIFSTNIICLNIAGIITFYFAGIRPGRWWEKEKAKKKTRYAFLIWSLALVLIILTILLIRKFEPGMETVPGK, from the coding sequence TTGAGACTTTTAGAGATCGTTATAGAAAAAGAAGCGAAAGAAGCGACAGAAACACTTCTGGACAGCGATGAAGTTATTGAAAAATGGATATCGGAGACCGTAGAAGGCGGTTATATAGTAAAAGTACTCACCCGGGATGAGCACGCCAGGGAACTGCTGGCCTCTCTCGAAAAACGACCGCATTGCAGGGTGATCATCCATCCTGTGGAAGGAACCTTGCCAAAACCCGATATGCCTGAAAAGGAAGAGGAGGCTAAAATAAAGATCGGGAAATTCATTGCCATCAGTAAAGAAGAGCTTTACAGTGATATTGATGAACCCGTAAAACTTTCCCTGAATTTTATTCTCATGATTATCCTCTCCACATTTGTGGCGGGAATAGGCATTCTGAAGGACAATGTGGCCATTATTATAGGGGCTATGGTCATAGCGCCCTTTCTTGGCCCGAATATGTCTATGGCCTTTGGTACAACGCTGGGAGACTGGCCTGTCATTAAAAAATCGATAATTACGGGGATCGTCGGTACGCTTATCGCCCTGGTCATTTCCGTGTTATGGGGGATGCTTGCGGGAGATGTGGGATATATTACCATGGACCCGAATATTGCTTATGATGATATTGTCCTCGCCCTGGTATGCGGTTTTGCAGGGGTGATATCAGCAATTAGCGGCCAGGGCAGCACCTTAGTGGGTGTCATGGTAGCAGCCGCCCTTTTACCGCCGCTTATGAGGGCCGGCCTGTTACTCGGAGGAACATATTACCGGGATGCCTTCAATTCCTTCCTTATTTTTTCCACAAATATCATCTGCCTGAACATTGCGGGTATTATCACTTTTTATTTTGCGGGAATCAGGCCGGGAAGGTGGTGGGAAAAAGAAAAGGCGAAGAAGAAAACCCGCTACGCCTTTTTGATCTGGTCCCTGGCATTGGTGCTCATTATCCTCACCATTTTACTGATCCGGAAATTCGAACCCGGTATGGAAACCGTACCCGGGAAGTGA
- a CDS encoding DUF4369 domain-containing protein, whose product MTFVNKTITFTAAFLLLLSCGGRDANEMHVTGQVKGLKKGTLYLQKVKDSTLVTLDSLIVDGDSHFDFTTEIEAPEIFYLSVNRHNSVNKDTSLLFFGEKGEITINTSWNYFSAEAKVEGSETHEKLEEYQKIMRKFREKNLELITAQLKAGNDSLKRDSLGKVIDKNTTRSYLYTLNFALGNTDSYVAPYIALSEVSNARLKYLDTINASLSPEVAASKYGKALNTYIQEIKDLQEQNNGEDKEKSE is encoded by the coding sequence ATGACATTCGTAAACAAGACGATAACTTTCACAGCAGCTTTTTTACTGCTTCTTTCCTGCGGTGGCCGCGACGCGAACGAAATGCATGTGACCGGCCAGGTAAAAGGATTGAAAAAAGGCACCCTTTACCTGCAAAAGGTAAAGGACTCCACCCTTGTAACACTGGATTCGCTAATTGTGGACGGGGACAGTCATTTTGATTTTACCACCGAAATTGAAGCACCCGAAATCTTTTACCTCTCTGTCAACCGGCACAACAGTGTAAACAAAGATACCAGCCTGCTCTTTTTTGGTGAAAAAGGCGAAATCACCATCAATACTTCCTGGAACTACTTCTCTGCCGAGGCCAAGGTAGAAGGCTCCGAAACTCATGAAAAACTGGAGGAATACCAGAAAATAATGCGAAAGTTCCGGGAGAAAAACCTGGAATTGATCACCGCACAGCTAAAAGCCGGTAACGACTCCCTGAAAAGGGACTCACTGGGGAAGGTCATAGATAAAAATACTACCAGGAGCTACCTTTATACCCTGAATTTTGCATTGGGAAATACCGATTCTTATGTAGCTCCGTACATTGCTCTTTCGGAAGTATCCAACGCCCGCTTAAAATACCTGGATACGATAAACGCCTCGTTGTCTCCGGAGGTGGCCGCTTCCAAATACGGCAAAGCACTGAACACCTATATCCAAGAAATAAAAGACCTGCAGGAGCAAAACAACGGGGAAGATAAAGAAAAGAGCGAATAG
- a CDS encoding DUF819 family protein, which translates to MEKTAVFTNDIIVFGLLMLALGFVFYTSSRTTGFWSKFYKIVPALLMCYLIPAIYNSTGLVDDQTSNLYYVASRYLLPAALVLMTLSIDLKAIFNLGPKALIMFFTGTIGIVIGGPLAILLISLVSPDTVGGVGFDAVWRGLATLAGSWIGGGANQAAMLEIFKYNPEKYGGMVLVDIVMANLWMAVILLGIGKNQQIDRWLKADASAIEELKHKVSAFAEKISRNPSLTDLMIILSIAFTTVGIAHWGATGISEFLISTFEAVRDKQSALSSFGSQFFWMISIATAIGILLSFTRVRNYEGAGAGKLGSICIYILVATIGMKMDLAAVFDNPGLLAIGLVWMAIHAGLLILVAKWIKAPYFFLAVGSQANVGGAASAPVVAAAFHPSLTTVGVLLAVFGYAVGTYGAMLCAWLMEFAATV; encoded by the coding sequence ATGGAAAAAACCGCTGTTTTTACTAACGATATCATTGTCTTCGGATTGTTAATGCTGGCCCTTGGTTTCGTTTTCTACACCTCTTCCAGGACCACGGGATTCTGGAGCAAATTCTATAAAATTGTCCCCGCCCTTCTGATGTGCTACCTCATTCCGGCCATATATAATTCCACGGGACTCGTGGACGACCAGACATCCAACCTGTATTATGTAGCGAGCAGGTATTTGCTACCCGCCGCACTCGTTCTGATGACACTCAGTATAGACCTCAAAGCCATCTTTAACCTGGGACCCAAAGCGCTTATCATGTTCTTTACAGGGACTATAGGTATTGTGATCGGCGGGCCATTGGCCATTTTACTGATTTCACTGGTCTCTCCGGATACCGTAGGCGGTGTGGGCTTCGATGCTGTGTGGCGGGGGCTGGCTACGCTGGCGGGAAGCTGGATAGGCGGTGGGGCCAACCAGGCTGCCATGCTGGAAATATTCAAATACAACCCGGAAAAGTACGGCGGTATGGTGCTCGTGGATATTGTGATGGCCAACCTGTGGATGGCGGTAATCCTCCTGGGAATCGGTAAAAACCAGCAGATAGACCGCTGGCTCAAAGCAGATGCTTCGGCCATAGAAGAGCTGAAACACAAAGTTTCCGCTTTTGCAGAAAAAATATCCCGGAACCCTTCGCTTACCGACCTTATGATCATTCTCTCCATCGCTTTCACTACAGTGGGCATTGCTCATTGGGGAGCCACAGGTATCTCTGAATTTCTGATTTCAACCTTTGAAGCAGTAAGAGACAAACAAAGCGCATTGTCTTCCTTTGGTTCCCAGTTCTTCTGGATGATCTCCATTGCTACTGCCATTGGGATACTATTGTCTTTTACCAGGGTGAGAAATTACGAAGGTGCCGGCGCCGGCAAACTGGGAAGTATCTGTATCTATATTCTCGTAGCCACCATAGGCATGAAAATGGACCTGGCAGCCGTATTTGACAATCCCGGGCTGCTGGCTATCGGACTGGTATGGATGGCCATCCATGCCGGATTGCTTATCCTGGTGGCCAAATGGATAAAGGCACCGTATTTCTTTCTGGCCGTGGGCAGCCAGGCCAACGTGGGCGGAGCGGCTTCTGCTCCTGTTGTTGCTGCAGCATTTCATCCTTCGCTTACTACAGTAGGGGTACTCCTGGCCGTATTCGGTTATGCAGTGGGTACCTACGGAGCCATGCTCTGTGCCTGGTTAATGGAATTTGCCGCTACGGTGTAG